From the Tripterygium wilfordii isolate XIE 37 chromosome 6, ASM1340144v1, whole genome shotgun sequence genome, one window contains:
- the LOC119999871 gene encoding pentatricopeptide repeat-containing protein At4g21065-like, whose translation MAQSPSLIKLGLNPLTIKWANLGGAQHLLLLSVSLNSPSTKAQTTEKLEKERTCAGQMQGKLERPLYLWNLMIRSSTSSGFFEETLKIYSSMVKAGVHGNNFTFPLVLKACGKTSSVRYGTIVHSLALRVGFHADLFVQTALIDMYSKCRDLWSSRRVFDEMPTKSIVSWNSMISAYCHNYRLRDAFSLLKEMQVLGVELSSTTFISVVSTCNFGQGLSIHCYIIKLGLSNSDMQLANAVMNMYVRFGQIDGARCIFHRMDKKSIVSWTTMIGGYVTDGNVSEAFGIFNHMRHRSISLDLIVYVKLLSGCAQVGNLLLSSSIHSVVLKSGFADADPINNLLVNMYAKCSDLPAAQRVFDGVNEKSVFLWTSMISGYTKLGYSAEALDLFKRLLQTDIRPNERTLATILLACADLGSLIMGKQIEEYILLNGLEADQQIQTSLIHMFCKCGSISEAKDLFERVSNKDLAVWSSMINGYAIHGMADEAFSLFHEMRSCKGIKPDAVVFTSLLLACSHSNLVDEGLNYFWNMQKVFGIEPVVEHYACLVDLLGRAGHFDLALKTIKEVPVQQLPQVWAPLLSACRKYHNIELGEFAAKKLLESNPRVTGNYVLAANFYASANKWKEAAKIRRMMNANGFLKEPGWSQLEINGVTHVFVAGDQSHSQSVQIYKKLKELNIKLLEAGYVPVTDRVTHDLEEEEKEESLKVHSERLAIALGLISTEAGVTLRIIKNLRTCDDCHSALKLISNITERQLIVRDGQRFHYFQSGSCSCKDFW comes from the coding sequence ATGGCCCAATCCCCGTCATTGATAAAGCTGGGTTTAAATCCATTAACGATTAAATGGGCCAATCTTGGAGGCGCACAACATTTGCTTCTTCTCTCTGTGTCTCTGAATTCTCCTTCCACAAAAGCACAAACCACGGAAAAACTCGAAAAAGAGAGAACATGTGCAGGGCAAATGCAGGGCAAGTTGGAAAGACCGCTGTACCTATGGAATTTGATGATTCGGAGCTCCACAAGCAGCGGTTTCTTCGAAGAAACTCTAAAGATATACTCTTCAATGGTGAAAGCCGGCGTCCATGGCAATAACTTCACCTTCCCTTTAGTCCTGAAAGCCTGCGGTAAAACCAGTTCTGTACGGTACGGGACCATAGTCCATTCCCTCGCTCTTCGAGTTGGATTTCATGCAGACTTGTTTGTGCAAACGGCTCTCATTGACATGTACTCTAAGTGCCGTGATTTATGGTCTTCAAGGCgagtgttcgatgaaatgcctACCAAAAGCATTGTTTCTTGGAATTCCATGATTTCTGCTTATTGTCATAATTATCGGCTCCGTGATGCATTTTCTCTGTTGAAAGAAATGCAGGTCCTAGGCGTGGAGCTAAGCTCCACTACTTTTATTAGTGTGGTGTCTACTTGCAATTTTGGACAAGGCTTGTCTATACATTGCTACATTATCAAACTTGGACTGTCCAACTCTGATATGCAGTTAGCCAATGCAGTGATGAATATGTATGTTCGCTTTGGTCAAATTGATGGAGCTCGTTGCATCTTCCATAGGATGGATAAGAAGTCGATTGTTTCATGGACAACAATGATTGGTGGCTATGTCACTGATGGGAATGTTTCTGAAGCTTTCGGCATATTCAACCATATGCGACACCGAAGTATTAGCCTGGACTTGATTGTCTATGTAAAACTTTTATCGGGTTGTGCACAAGTAGGGAATTTGTTGTTATCTTCATCAATTCATTCTGTAGTTCTCAAAAGTGGATTTGCAGATGCAGATCCCATTAACAACTTGCTCGTCAACATGTATGCAAAATGCAGTGACCTTCCAGCTGCTCAGAGAGTATTTGATGGTGTAAATGAAAAAAGTGTCTTCTTATGGACATCTATGATTAGTGGTTATACTAAACTGGGTTATTCTGCTGAAGCTTTAGATCTCTTCAAGAGGTTGTTGCAGACAGATATTCGTCCAAATGAAAGAACCCTGGCTACCATACTTTTAGCCTGTGCTGATTTGGGATCATTGATTATGGGGAAACAGATTGAAGAATACATTTTGTTGAATGGATTAGAGGCTGATCAGCAAATCCAGACTTCATTGATACATATGTTCTGCAAATGTGGGAGCATAAGTGAGGCAAAAGATTTATTTGAGAGGGTTTCAAATAAAGACTTGGCTGTTTGGAGTTCCATGATAAATGGCTATGCCATCCATGGGATGGCAGATGAAGCTTTCAGTCTCTTTCATGAGATGCGGAGCTGTAAAGGAATAAAGCCAGATGCTGTTGTTTTCACAAGCCTATTGTTGGCCTGCAGCCACTCAAATTTGGTTGACGAGGGGTTGAACTATTTTTGGAATATGCAGAAGGTATTTGGAATAGAGCCCGTAGTGGAACATTATGCATGCTTGGTGGATCTTCTTGGTCGAGCTGGTCACTTTGATTTGGCCCTCAAAACCATCAAAGAGGTGCCTGTCCAGCAGCTACCTCAAGTTTGGGCTCCATTGCTTAGTGCCTGCAGGAAATATCACAACATTGAGCTGGGGGAGTTTGCGGCCAAAAAGCTATTAGAATCTAACCCCCGTGTCACTGGCAATTATGTATTAGCAGCTAATTTTTATGCATCTGCAAATAAGTGGAAGGAGGCTGCTAAAATAAGAAGGATGATGAATGCTAACGGATTTCTTAAAGAACCTGGTTGGAGCCAGCTTGAGATCAATGGTGTTACCCATGTTTTTGTTGCAGGGGATCAATCTCACAGTCAGTCAGTTCAGATATACAAGAAGCTAAAGGAACTAAACATTAAACTTCTAGAAGCCGGATATGTTCCAGTAACAGATAGGGTGACTCATGATTtagaagaggaggagaaagaggAATCACTGAAGGTTCATAGTGAGAGACTGGCTATTGCATTAGGTCTCATCAGTACTGAGGCAGGTGTCACTCTGAGGATCATAAAAAACCTACGAACTTGTGATGATTGCCATTCTGCTTTGAAACTTATCTCAAACATTACAGAAAGGCAGCTTATTGTGAGAGATGGTCAACGCTTCCATTATTTTCAGTCTGGTTCATGCTCATGCAAGGATTTCTGGTAA
- the LOC120000066 gene encoding testis-expressed protein 2-like, whose amino-acid sequence MLVLWVSVFLSGFLVGALTLAAFEGLGLMLVLKRLNRKNTKLEAQNLSSSDQQGPDPRQSLESSYTKEGVVWVLESDKVPKIWLLEKVPREQKRKREYFEVSPARKYAKIKNCSLILKESDGSQTAISLKGCVIEAVSATNLSSRKWAKRFPIRVENKTEAIHNGSKIFYVYLETSWEKESWCKSLRLASGDNKERIIWFTKWHNEFNSYLASLKAGNLPFGRLMMGLNGEPLDHETRLDGSSSKVRLFLKRLARRASKSGVENKGTLISSYGRIERKTSENFRPVQDSILATTLTKSAPTVKTPKISSARESTEFSASTFPHSGSQSNLSSISDAEADDKLNFDEGTFCLNLLISRLFFDAKSSSEVKSSMKARIQRTLSNMRTPSYIGEVVCSDIDLGNLPPYIGGMRVCPTDMNEVWALEVDIEYSGGAIFDVETRVEVRELDLQKGVADSNSESSSINVSPDLLEGFEQLGKQLNLSEGTIDAEEHKNAADTSFDGGVSSSTCGSRWKSILNSVAKQVSQVPLSLSIQVASLRGTMRIYVKSPPSDQLWFGFTSMPNIELDLASSVGEHKITSGQVASFLINKFKAAIQETMVLPNCENLSIPWMLAETDDWVPRKVAPFMWLNQEAVSDHTAHEAFSSLQPVESETNNETSRGTSTDHTESKHKKEKNVDCLQQPTIDSSNALGSSLSSTERGSKSLQLKTPLLADDTTEETCKEDIGETPESHSPTTSLTSSEKQDYVLEDDDLRPKKIGRKARMFDFGKKMGEKLGEKRRHLEEE is encoded by the exons ATGTTAGTGTTGTGGGTAAGCGTGTTTCTCAGTGGGTTTCTTGTTGGGGCACTTACCCTTGCTGCCTTCGAAGGCCTGGGACTGATGCTGGTCTTGAAGCGACTCAATCGCAAGAACACGAAACTAGAGGCCCAAAATTTGTCAAGTTCTGATCAACAGGGTCCGGATCCTCGACAATCCCTGGAGTCCTCTTATACCAAGGAG GGAGTAGTCTGGGTTCTTGAATCAGATAAAGTTCCCAAAATTTGGCTTTTGGAGAAGGTACCCAGAGAGCAAAAGAGGAAAAGGGAGTATTTTGAGGTCTCACCTGCTCGAAAGTATGCAAAAATCAAGAACTGCTCACTGATTTTGAAAGAATCGGATGGTTCCCAGACTGCTATTTCTCTGAAAGGTTGCGTAATAGAAGCTGTTTCAGCAACAAATCTATCTTCAAGAAAATG GGCCAAAAGGTTCCCCATAAGGGTGGAAAACAAGACTGAAGCAATACATAATGGAAgtaaaatattttatgtttatctGGAGACATCCTGGGAGAAGGAGTCATGGTGTAAATCCCTTCGCCTTGCTTCAGGTGATAACAAAGAAAGAATTATTTGGTTCACCAAGTGGCACAACGAGTTCAACAGTTACCTGGCATCCTTAAAAGCAGGTAACTTACCTTTTGGGAGGCTGATGATGGGGCTAAATGGTGAGCCCTTGGATCATGAAACTAGGCTAGATGGCTCGTCATCAAAGGTGCGTCTATTTTTAAAGAGGCTTGCCAGAAGGGCGTCAAAGAGTGGTGTAGAAAATAAAGGGACCTTGATTTCGTCGTATGGCCGCATAGAGAGAAAGACTAGTGAGAACTTCCGTCCAGTTCAAGATTCAATATTGGCTACTACCTTGACTAAGAGTGCTCCGACTGTGAAGACACCCAAAATTTCTTCCGCACGAGAAAGTACAGAATTCTCAGCATCAACCTTTCCTCACTCAGGAAGCCAAAGCAACCTTTCTTCAATTTCTGATGCAGAAGCTGATGACAAGTTGAATTTTGATGAGGGTacattttgtttgaatttgttaATTTCCAGGCTCTTTTTCGATGCCAAAAGCAGTTCGGAGGTGAAAAGTTCCATGAAAGCCCGTATACAG AGGACATTGTCTAATATGAGGACCCCCAGTTATATAGGTGAAGTTGTATGTTCTGACATAGACCTGGGGAATCTCCCACCTTATATCGGTGGTATGAGGGTTTGTCCTACTGACATGAATGAAGTATGGGCTTTAGAAGTTGATATTGAATATTCTGGCGGGGCAATATTTGATGTTGAAACGAGGGTGGAAGTTCGTGAGTTAGATCTCCAGAAAGGTGTGGCAGATTCAAATTCAGAATCAAGCTCCATTAATGTCTCGCCTGACCTTCTTGAAGGTTTTGAGCAGTTGGGGAAGCAGTTGAATCTTTCTGAAGGAACTATTGATGCAGAAGAGCACAAGAATGCAGCGGATACCAGTTTCG ATGGCGGCGTATCATCATCAACTTGTGGATCCAGGTGGAAGTCTATTCTTAACTCTGTTGCTAAACAGGTTTCACAG gTGCCTCTGTCTTTGTCAATACAAGTTGCATCTCTTCGAGGAACTATGCGAATATATGTAAAGTCACCTCCCTCTGAtcaattatggtttggtttcACATCCATGCCTAATATAGAGCTTGACCTGGCATCGTCTGTTGGGGAGCACAAGATTACTAGTGGACAAGTTGCTTCTTTCCTGATTAATAAGTTTAAG GCAGCCATTCAGGAGACTATGGTGCTTCCTAACTGTGAAAATTTATCGATTCCCTGGATGTTAGCAGAAACGGACGACTGGGTCCCTCGGAAAGTTGCTCCATTTATGTGGCTTAATCAAGAAGCTGTTAGTGATCATACGGCGCATGAAGCTTTCAGCTCTTTGCAACCTGTTGAATCCGAAACCAATAACGAAACTAGTAGGGGAACCTCCACTGATCACACTGAAAGCAagcacaagaaagaaaagaatgtTGACTGCCTTcaacaaccaacaattgatTCCTCAAATGCATTGGGCTCCTCCTTGAGCTCTACAGAAAGAGGCAGCAAGTCCTTGCAACTAAAAACACCTTTGTTAGCTGATGATACAACAGAAGAAACATGCAAAGAGGATATAGGGGAAACTCCCGAGAGTCATTCACCTACTACATCTTTGACATCATCAGAGAAGCAGGATTATGtccttgaagatgatgatttgAGGCCAAAGAAAATTGGAAGAAAAGCAAGGATGTTTGATTTTGGGAAGAAGATGGGTGAGAAACTTGGGGAGAAGAGGCGTCACTTGGAAGAGGAGTAG